In Nocardioides dokdonensis FR1436, the following are encoded in one genomic region:
- the sufC gene encoding Fe-S cluster assembly ATPase SufC: protein MSTLEIKDLKVSVSTDDGPKEILKGVTLTIKDGETHAIMGPNGSGKSTLAYSIAGHPKYDITGGSVTLDGQDVLAMSVDERARAGLFLAMQYPVEVPGVSVTNFMRTAKTAIDGEAPKLRTWVKDVNAAMSRMNLDSTFTQRSVNEGFSGGEKKRHEIAQLELLDPKVAILDETDSGLDIDALKVVSEGVNRFRGGEGKGVLLITHYTRILRYIQPDFVHVFVDGKIAEQGGAELADQLEAEGYDKYLTAKV from the coding sequence ATGAGCACCCTGGAGATCAAGGACCTCAAGGTCTCGGTCAGCACCGACGACGGCCCCAAGGAGATCCTCAAGGGCGTCACGCTGACCATCAAGGACGGCGAGACCCACGCGATCATGGGGCCCAACGGCTCCGGCAAGTCGACGCTGGCCTACTCCATCGCCGGCCACCCGAAGTACGACATCACCGGCGGCAGCGTCACCCTCGACGGCCAGGACGTCCTCGCGATGTCGGTCGACGAGCGCGCCCGCGCCGGGCTGTTCCTGGCGATGCAGTACCCCGTGGAGGTGCCCGGTGTCTCGGTCACCAACTTCATGCGCACCGCCAAGACGGCCATCGACGGTGAGGCGCCCAAGCTGCGCACCTGGGTCAAGGACGTCAACGCGGCCATGTCGCGGATGAACCTCGACTCCACCTTCACCCAGCGCTCGGTCAACGAGGGCTTCTCCGGCGGCGAGAAGAAGCGCCACGAGATCGCCCAGCTCGAGCTGCTCGACCCCAAGGTCGCGATCCTCGACGAGACCGACTCCGGCCTCGACATCGACGCTCTCAAGGTCGTCTCCGAGGGCGTCAACCGCTTCCGCGGCGGCGAGGGCAAGGGCGTGCTGCTCATCACGCACTACACCCGCATCCTGCGCTACATCCAGCCCGACTTCGTGCACGTCTTCGTCGACGGCAAGATCGCCGAGCAGGGCGGCGCCGAGCTCGCCGACCAGCTCGAGGCCGAGGGCTACGACAAGTACCTGACCGCCAAGGTCTGA
- a CDS encoding non-heme iron oxygenase ferredoxin subunit, with protein MSLVRACRLDEVPADEGLAVLVDETAVVVTRDGDEVFALQDLCSHAAVALSEGEVAGGVIECWLHGSCFDLRSGKPTGPPAIAPVSTFPVEVRDGEVWVDVTTTLNGVTPS; from the coding sequence ATGAGCCTCGTCCGCGCCTGCCGGCTCGACGAGGTCCCCGCCGACGAGGGCCTCGCGGTCCTCGTCGACGAGACCGCCGTGGTCGTCACCCGTGACGGTGACGAGGTCTTCGCCCTGCAGGACCTCTGCTCCCACGCCGCCGTCGCCCTCAGCGAGGGCGAGGTCGCCGGCGGGGTCATCGAGTGCTGGTTGCACGGCTCCTGCTTCGACCTGCGCAGCGGCAAGCCCACCGGGCCGCCCGCGATCGCGCCGGTCTCGACCTTCCCCGTGGAGGTCCGCGACGGTGAGGTGTGGGTCGACGTGACCACCACCCTCAACGGCGTCACCCCCTCCTGA
- the sufD gene encoding Fe-S cluster assembly protein SufD yields MTDAARESVASSLEQDKVTSHLNPPPSYDLVDHPVPTGREETWRFTPLKRLRGILDGEASSASLTWTTEIPAGATLTEISAERAREIGELAPNDRPSALAVARAGGAMLLDVPADQVVEEPVVLRLHGDSVDDLVWGHQVLRFGAHSKATVVLVHTGSARYSATTSVIVGDGAQVNVLTLQDWDDDAVHLGRDAIRVGRDASVRHTSLSFGGDVVRLHANVEYDGPGGEAELLGLYFADEGQHLEHRLFADHNAPKTKSNVLYKGALQGQGAHTVWIGNVLIRKVAEGIETYEENRNLVLTNGCQADSVPNLEIETGEIEGAGHASATARFDDEQLFYLRSRGVSDQEARRLVLHGFFHDLIRKVGVPFLEEQLTATVEEELAKNVLKGYEPATA; encoded by the coding sequence GTGACTGATGCTGCCCGCGAGAGCGTGGCGTCCTCCCTCGAGCAGGACAAGGTGACCTCTCACCTGAACCCGCCGCCCTCCTACGACCTGGTCGACCACCCCGTGCCGACCGGGCGCGAGGAGACCTGGCGCTTCACCCCGCTCAAGCGCCTGCGCGGGATCCTCGACGGCGAGGCCTCCTCGGCGTCGCTGACCTGGACCACCGAGATCCCCGCCGGGGCCACCCTCACCGAGATCAGCGCCGAGCGGGCGCGTGAGATCGGTGAGCTGGCCCCCAACGACCGGCCCTCCGCGCTGGCCGTGGCCCGCGCCGGCGGCGCCATGCTGCTCGACGTGCCCGCCGACCAGGTGGTCGAGGAGCCCGTCGTGCTGCGACTGCACGGCGACTCCGTCGACGACCTCGTCTGGGGCCACCAGGTGCTGCGCTTCGGTGCGCACAGCAAGGCCACGGTCGTGCTGGTGCACACCGGCTCGGCGCGCTACAGCGCCACGACCTCGGTCATCGTCGGTGACGGCGCCCAGGTCAACGTGCTGACCCTGCAGGACTGGGACGACGACGCGGTGCACCTGGGCCGCGACGCCATCCGGGTCGGCCGGGACGCCTCGGTGCGCCACACCTCGCTCAGCTTCGGCGGCGACGTGGTGCGCCTGCACGCCAACGTCGAGTACGACGGCCCGGGCGGCGAGGCCGAGCTCCTCGGGCTCTACTTCGCCGACGAGGGCCAGCACCTCGAGCACCGGCTCTTCGCCGACCACAACGCGCCCAAGACCAAGTCGAACGTCCTCTACAAGGGCGCGCTGCAGGGTCAGGGCGCGCACACCGTGTGGATCGGCAACGTCCTGATCCGCAAGGTCGCCGAGGGCATCGAGACCTACGAGGAGAACCGCAACCTCGTCCTCACCAACGGCTGCCAGGCCGACTCCGTGCCGAACCTCGAGATCGAGACCGGCGAGATCGAGGGCGCGGGCCACGCCTCCGCCACGGCCCGCTTCGACGACGAGCAGCTGTTCTACCTGCGCTCGCGCGGCGTCTCCGACCAGGAGGCCCGCCGCCTGGTCCTGCACGGCTTCTTCCACGACCTCATCCGCAAGGTGGGTGTGCCGTTCCTCGAGGAGCAGCTCACCGCCACCGTGGAGGAGGAGCTCGCGAAGAACGTGCTCAAGGGCTACGAGCCGGCCACCGCATGA
- the sufB gene encoding Fe-S cluster assembly protein SufB, protein MTSIEELNPELQGIGRYEFGWSDSDDAGANAKRGLSEAVVRDISSKKSEPQWMLDMRLKGLKLFDRKPMPSWGSDLSGIDFDNIKYFVRSSEKQAATWDDLPEEIKNTYDRLGIPEAEKQRLVSGVAAQYESEVVYHSIREDLEEQGVLFLDTDTALKEQPELFQEYFGTVIPVGDNKFSALNTSVWSGGSFIYVPPGVHVDIPLQAYFRINTENMGQFERTLIIVDEGAYVHYVEGCTAPIYSSDSLHSAVVEIIVKKGGRCRYTTIQNWSNNVYNLVTKRATCEAGATMEWVDGNIGSKVTMKYPAIYLMGEHAKGETLSIAFAGEGQHQDAGAKMVHAAPHTSSSILSKSVARGGGRTSYRGLIQINEGAHGSKSNVLCDALLVDQISRSDTYPYVDIREDDVSMGHEASVSKVSDDQLFYLMSRGMEQDEAMAMIVRGFVEPIAKELPMEYALELNRLIELQMEGAVG, encoded by the coding sequence ATGACCTCGATCGAAGAACTCAACCCCGAGCTCCAGGGCATCGGCCGCTACGAGTTCGGCTGGAGCGACTCCGACGACGCCGGCGCGAACGCCAAGCGCGGCCTCAGCGAGGCCGTCGTCCGCGACATCTCGTCCAAGAAGAGCGAGCCGCAGTGGATGCTCGACATGCGTCTGAAGGGCCTGAAGCTCTTCGACCGCAAGCCCATGCCCTCCTGGGGCTCGGACCTGTCGGGCATCGACTTCGACAACATCAAGTACTTCGTGCGCTCCTCGGAGAAGCAGGCCGCCACCTGGGACGACCTGCCCGAGGAGATCAAGAACACCTACGACCGCCTGGGCATCCCCGAGGCCGAGAAGCAGCGCCTGGTCTCCGGTGTCGCGGCCCAGTACGAGTCGGAGGTCGTCTACCACTCGATCCGCGAGGACCTCGAGGAGCAGGGGGTGCTGTTCCTCGACACCGACACCGCGCTCAAGGAGCAGCCCGAGCTGTTCCAGGAGTACTTCGGCACCGTCATCCCCGTCGGTGACAACAAGTTCTCCGCGCTCAACACCTCGGTCTGGTCGGGTGGCTCGTTCATCTACGTGCCGCCGGGCGTGCACGTCGACATCCCGCTGCAGGCCTACTTCCGGATCAACACCGAGAACATGGGCCAGTTCGAGCGGACCCTGATCATCGTCGACGAGGGCGCCTACGTGCACTACGTCGAGGGCTGCACCGCCCCGATCTACTCCTCGGACTCGCTGCACTCCGCAGTCGTGGAGATCATCGTCAAGAAGGGCGGCCGCTGCCGCTACACGACCATCCAGAACTGGTCGAACAACGTGTACAACCTCGTCACCAAGCGCGCCACCTGCGAGGCCGGCGCGACCATGGAGTGGGTCGACGGCAACATCGGCTCCAAGGTGACGATGAAGTACCCCGCCATCTACCTCATGGGCGAGCACGCCAAGGGCGAGACGCTCTCGATCGCGTTCGCCGGCGAGGGCCAGCACCAGGACGCGGGCGCCAAGATGGTCCACGCCGCCCCGCACACGTCCAGCTCGATCCTGAGCAAGTCGGTGGCCCGTGGCGGTGGGCGCACGTCGTACCGCGGCCTGATCCAGATCAACGAGGGTGCGCACGGCTCGAAGTCCAACGTGCTGTGCGACGCGCTCCTGGTCGACCAGATCTCGCGCTCCGACACCTACCCGTACGTCGACATCCGTGAGGACGACGTCTCGATGGGTCACGAGGCCAGCGTCTCCAAGGTCTCCGACGACCAGCTCTTCTACCTCATGTCGCGAGGCATGGAGCAGGACGAGGCGATGGCCATGATCGTGCGTGGCTTCGTCGAGCCGATCGCCAAGGAGCTCCCGATGGAGTACGCCCTCGAGCTCAACCGGCTCATCGAGCTGCAGATGGAGGGCGCGGTCGGCTGA
- a CDS encoding helix-turn-helix transcriptional regulator, giving the protein MEFTGTIDETTRQRVVRSILVHGPSTAATLGELLDLTPAAVRRHLDHLVEEGALEPRDPRAGTVRGRGRPAKLFALTERGREGFDQQYDDLAVQALRFLAETGGDEAVRAFADRRVSFIEERFASTEQSHPDLTKAEVLAQLFTEEGYAASVRALPQHGQSAGEQLCQQHCPVSHVAHEFPQLCEAETEAISRVLDRHVQRLATIAHGDGVCTTNIPDLPAGKTRHTSRNEKESVSS; this is encoded by the coding sequence GTGGAATTCACCGGGACCATCGACGAGACGACGCGCCAGCGTGTCGTCCGCTCGATCCTGGTCCACGGACCCTCGACCGCAGCGACCTTGGGCGAGCTCCTCGACCTGACCCCCGCTGCGGTGCGCCGTCACCTCGACCACCTGGTCGAGGAGGGGGCGCTCGAGCCGCGCGACCCACGTGCCGGCACGGTGCGAGGTCGGGGTCGTCCGGCCAAGCTCTTCGCGCTCACCGAGCGTGGGCGCGAGGGGTTCGACCAGCAGTACGACGATCTCGCGGTGCAGGCCCTGCGCTTCCTGGCCGAGACCGGTGGCGACGAGGCCGTGCGTGCCTTCGCCGACCGTCGGGTCTCCTTCATCGAGGAGCGCTTTGCCAGCACCGAGCAGTCCCACCCCGACCTCACCAAGGCCGAGGTGCTCGCCCAGCTCTTCACCGAGGAGGGGTACGCCGCCTCGGTGCGTGCCCTGCCCCAGCACGGGCAGAGCGCGGGGGAGCAGCTGTGCCAGCAGCACTGCCCGGTGTCGCACGTGGCCCACGAGTTCCCGCAGCTGTGCGAGGCCGAGACCGAGGCGATCAGCCGGGTCCTCGACCGCCACGTGCAGCGACTGGCGACGATCGCCCACGGCGACGGCGTCTGCACCACCAACATCCCTGATCTGCCTGCCGGGAAGACCCGGCACACGTCCCGCAACGAGAAGGAGTCGGTCAGCTCATGA
- a CDS encoding ABC transporter permease: MSGTFTPRPGAAPLPRQVLAQARMESRLMLRNGEQLLIAVVIPVIVLVGAVAGSERVGLELDGRPVDIFTPGVLALAVMSTAFTSLAIATGFERRYGVIKRLGASPLPRSGLLAGKVLALLLVELLQLLVVGGVALLLGWEPALGAQALVGAVATAALGTAAFAALGLFVAGVLRAEATLAAANLVYLLLLAGGAVVLPASAYGGFADIVRWLPSGALGGGMRDALIDGQVALLPLAVLAAWAVVGTVLTARTFKWE; the protein is encoded by the coding sequence ATGAGCGGCACCTTCACCCCCCGGCCCGGCGCCGCACCCCTGCCCCGCCAGGTGCTCGCCCAGGCCCGCATGGAGTCGCGGCTGATGCTGCGCAACGGCGAGCAGCTGCTGATCGCCGTGGTGATCCCCGTCATCGTCCTGGTCGGCGCCGTCGCCGGGTCCGAGCGGGTCGGCCTGGAGCTCGACGGGCGTCCCGTCGACATCTTCACCCCCGGGGTGCTGGCGCTCGCCGTCATGTCGACGGCCTTCACCTCGCTGGCCATCGCCACCGGGTTCGAACGCCGCTACGGGGTGATCAAGCGACTGGGGGCCTCTCCGCTCCCCCGGTCCGGGCTCCTGGCCGGCAAGGTGCTGGCGCTGCTGCTGGTCGAGCTGCTCCAGCTGCTCGTCGTCGGCGGGGTCGCGCTGCTGCTGGGCTGGGAGCCCGCACTCGGGGCCCAGGCGCTCGTCGGTGCCGTGGCCACCGCTGCCCTCGGCACAGCGGCATTCGCCGCGCTGGGTCTCTTCGTCGCCGGGGTCCTGCGCGCCGAGGCCACGCTGGCCGCGGCCAACCTCGTCTACCTGCTCCTGCTCGCCGGCGGCGCGGTCGTGCTGCCCGCGTCGGCGTACGGCGGCTTCGCCGACATCGTGCGCTGGCTGCCCTCGGGCGCGCTGGGCGGCGGCATGCGCGACGCGCTGATCGACGGCCAGGTGGCGCTGCTGCCGCTGGCCGTGCTCGCGGCCTGGGCGGTCGTGGGCACCGTCCTGACCGCCCGAACCTTCAAGTGGGAGTGA
- a CDS encoding COX15/CtaA family protein translates to MSTVQDIRVRQARWAGWASVVANIGIIVTGGAVRLTGSGLGCPTWPRCTDEAFTPHGELDYHSAIEFGNRMLTFVLVAVAVATFAAALRTRRQDLVRLSVILGLGIPLQAVIGGITVLTDLNSWLVALHLLLSMALIGLSVRFLQVLDRPGAPVGGPAAALAWGVFATTWVVLYLGTIVTGAGPHAGDADTARNGLDPLQWSQLHADAVFLLIGLTVGLIVTLLAQGAPRTSVQAAVLLLGVELAQGVIGFVQYFTDLPVLLVGAHLLGAGILFASVTWTLLRVRHP, encoded by the coding sequence GTGAGCACCGTGCAGGACATCCGCGTGCGCCAGGCGCGCTGGGCAGGCTGGGCCTCCGTGGTGGCCAACATCGGCATCATCGTCACCGGTGGTGCCGTCCGGCTCACCGGCTCGGGCCTGGGCTGCCCCACCTGGCCGCGCTGCACCGACGAGGCCTTCACCCCGCACGGCGAGCTGGACTACCACTCGGCCATCGAGTTCGGGAACCGGATGCTCACCTTCGTGCTCGTGGCGGTCGCGGTGGCGACCTTCGCGGCGGCGCTGCGCACCCGACGCCAGGACCTGGTGCGGTTGTCGGTCATCCTCGGCCTGGGCATCCCGCTGCAGGCGGTCATCGGTGGGATCACGGTGCTGACCGACCTGAACTCGTGGCTGGTCGCGCTGCACCTGCTGCTGTCCATGGCGCTCATCGGGCTGTCCGTGCGCTTCCTGCAGGTGCTGGACCGGCCCGGAGCGCCCGTGGGCGGTCCTGCGGCAGCGTTGGCCTGGGGGGTCTTCGCCACCACCTGGGTCGTGCTCTACCTCGGCACGATCGTCACCGGAGCCGGCCCGCACGCGGGCGACGCCGACACCGCGCGCAACGGCCTGGATCCGCTGCAGTGGAGCCAGCTGCACGCCGACGCGGTGTTCCTGCTGATCGGTCTGACCGTCGGTCTCATCGTCACCCTGCTCGCCCAGGGCGCCCCCCGCACCTCCGTGCAGGCGGCGGTGCTGCTGCTCGGGGTCGAGCTGGCGCAGGGCGTGATCGGGTTCGTGCAGTACTTCACCGACCTGCCGGTGCTGCTCGTCGGCGCGCACCTGCTGGGCGCCGGCATCCTCTTCGCCAGCGTCACCTGGACGCTGCTGCGCGTGCGCCACCCCTGA
- a CDS encoding heme o synthase yields the protein MTYAGRSAAADQHDDATANAGAGSVRFRDVVAAYVGLTKPRVIELLLLTTVPVMFFAARGIPPLGLVVATVVGGAFSAGSASVFNCVYDRDIDEQMRRTRRRALPRHIVSPRAAMVFGAVLGLLSVVVLYLWVNPLSALLAVGAEAFYVFGYTMLLKRRTTQNIVWGGLAGCFPALIGWTAVTGELAWAPVVLFMVVFFWTPPHTWALALRYREDYANVDVPMLPVVVPGREVGRQIVLYSWVMVATSLLLWPVAGTGVFYPVVATVLGAVFLVEAHRMWGRTKTSDELSVIQPMRLFHSSNLYLSLLFVAVALDPLIG from the coding sequence GTGACCTACGCCGGCCGTTCGGCCGCTGCTGACCAGCACGACGACGCGACGGCGAACGCCGGGGCCGGATCCGTCCGGTTCCGCGACGTCGTGGCGGCGTACGTGGGCCTGACCAAGCCGCGCGTGATCGAGCTGCTGCTACTCACGACCGTGCCGGTGATGTTCTTCGCGGCCCGAGGCATCCCGCCCCTGGGGCTGGTGGTGGCCACCGTCGTCGGCGGAGCCTTCTCCGCCGGTTCGGCCTCGGTGTTCAACTGCGTGTACGACCGCGACATCGACGAGCAGATGCGCCGCACCCGGCGACGCGCCCTGCCGCGCCACATCGTCAGCCCGCGCGCTGCGATGGTCTTCGGCGCCGTGCTGGGCCTGCTCTCGGTCGTGGTGCTCTACCTGTGGGTCAACCCGCTCTCCGCGCTGCTGGCCGTGGGGGCCGAGGCGTTCTACGTCTTCGGCTACACCATGCTGCTCAAGCGCCGCACGACGCAGAACATCGTGTGGGGCGGCCTCGCCGGCTGCTTCCCGGCCCTGATCGGCTGGACGGCGGTGACCGGCGAGCTGGCCTGGGCCCCCGTCGTGCTGTTCATGGTGGTCTTCTTCTGGACGCCCCCGCACACCTGGGCACTGGCGCTGCGCTACCGCGAGGACTACGCGAACGTCGACGTCCCGATGCTGCCCGTGGTCGTCCCGGGCCGCGAGGTCGGTCGCCAGATCGTCCTCTACAGCTGGGTGATGGTCGCCACGTCGCTCCTGCTGTGGCCGGTCGCCGGCACCGGCGTGTTCTACCCCGTCGTGGCCACCGTGCTGGGTGCGGTCTTCCTCGTGGAGGCGCACCGGATGTGGGGCCGCACCAAGACCTCCGACGAGCTCTCGGTCATCCAGCCGATGCGGCTCTTCCACTCCTCGAACCTGTACCTGTCGCTGCTCTTCGTCGCAGTGGCGCTCGACCCGCTGATCGGCTGA
- the tkt gene encoding transketolase, giving the protein MDAVEKAGNGHPGTAMSLAPAAYLLFQKVMRHNPADPAWTGRDRFVLSAGHSSITLYTQLFLGGWGLEIEDLRALRQWGSKTPGHPEVGHTAGVETTTGPLGQGVANAVGMAMAARRERGLLDPQAGDGPSVFDHRVFAICSDGDIQEGVSAEASALAAVQDLGNLTVIYDANQISIEDDTDIALAEDVGARYEAYGWHVQTVDWTNGGQEYVEDVQELHDAIVAADAVTDRPSFIVLRTIIAWPAPNAQNTGASHGSALGAEEVAATKEVLGFDPEKTFELKEGVLEHTRAAVERGKAAQAAWEEEVQRWAAANPTEAALLERMRTRTLPEGWDADLPSFPAGKDVATRKASGAVINALAGRVPELWGGSADLAGSNNTTIEDAPSFLPAHRSTDSWKGDPYAGRVLHFGIREHAMGAIMNGIALHGGTRVFGGTFLTFSDYMRPSVRLAALMGLPVTYVWTHDSIGLGEDGPTHQPIEHVAALRAIPGLDVVRPGDANEVTACWAHIMRTTDRPAGLALSRQNLPVFPRGEDGFADTSEVHRGGYVLLDAEGGEPDVILVATGSEVQLAVEARTALAEQGVQARVVSMPCREWFDAQEESYRQRVLPATVKARVAVEAGIAMGWREVVGDHGRIVSIETYGASAEYARIYSEYGITAEAVVNAAQDSLAAAAG; this is encoded by the coding sequence ATGGACGCGGTCGAGAAGGCCGGCAACGGGCACCCGGGCACCGCGATGAGCCTCGCGCCCGCGGCGTACCTGCTGTTCCAGAAGGTCATGCGGCACAACCCCGCCGACCCGGCCTGGACCGGTCGCGACCGGTTCGTCCTCTCGGCGGGCCACAGCTCGATCACGCTGTACACGCAGCTCTTCCTGGGCGGCTGGGGCCTCGAGATCGAGGACCTCCGGGCGCTGCGCCAGTGGGGCTCCAAGACCCCCGGCCACCCCGAGGTCGGCCACACCGCCGGCGTCGAGACCACCACCGGCCCGCTGGGCCAGGGCGTGGCCAACGCCGTGGGCATGGCGATGGCCGCCCGCCGCGAGCGCGGCCTCCTCGACCCCCAGGCCGGGGACGGCCCCTCGGTGTTCGACCACCGCGTCTTCGCCATCTGCAGCGACGGCGACATCCAGGAGGGCGTCAGCGCCGAGGCATCCGCCCTCGCCGCGGTCCAGGACCTCGGCAACCTGACCGTGATCTACGACGCCAACCAGATCTCGATCGAGGACGACACCGACATCGCGCTGGCCGAGGACGTCGGCGCGCGCTACGAGGCCTACGGCTGGCACGTGCAGACCGTCGACTGGACCAACGGCGGCCAGGAGTACGTCGAGGACGTCCAGGAGCTGCACGACGCGATCGTCGCGGCCGATGCCGTCACCGACCGCCCCAGCTTCATCGTGCTCAGGACGATCATCGCCTGGCCCGCCCCGAACGCGCAGAACACCGGAGCCTCGCACGGCTCGGCGCTCGGCGCCGAGGAGGTCGCGGCGACCAAGGAGGTCCTGGGCTTCGACCCGGAGAAGACCTTCGAGCTCAAGGAGGGCGTGCTCGAGCACACCCGCGCCGCCGTCGAGCGGGGCAAGGCCGCGCAGGCCGCGTGGGAGGAGGAGGTCCAGCGCTGGGCCGCCGCCAACCCGACCGAGGCAGCACTCCTCGAGCGGATGCGCACCCGCACCCTCCCCGAGGGCTGGGACGCCGACCTCCCGTCGTTCCCCGCCGGCAAGGACGTGGCCACCCGCAAGGCCTCGGGCGCGGTCATCAACGCGCTGGCCGGCCGGGTGCCGGAGCTGTGGGGCGGCTCGGCCGACCTCGCCGGCTCCAACAACACCACGATCGAGGACGCCCCGTCCTTCCTGCCCGCCCACCGCTCCACCGACTCGTGGAAGGGCGACCCGTACGCCGGTCGCGTGCTGCACTTCGGCATCCGCGAGCACGCCATGGGCGCGATCATGAACGGCATCGCCCTCCACGGCGGCACCCGCGTCTTCGGCGGCACGTTCCTGACCTTCTCCGACTACATGCGTCCCTCGGTGCGGCTCGCCGCCCTGATGGGTCTCCCGGTCACCTACGTGTGGACCCACGACTCCATCGGCCTCGGCGAGGACGGCCCCACCCACCAGCCGATCGAGCACGTCGCGGCGCTGCGCGCCATCCCCGGGCTCGACGTGGTCCGCCCCGGTGACGCCAACGAGGTCACCGCCTGCTGGGCGCACATCATGCGCACCACCGACCGCCCGGCCGGGCTCGCGCTCTCGCGCCAGAACCTGCCGGTCTTCCCGCGCGGCGAGGACGGCTTCGCCGACACCTCCGAGGTGCACCGCGGCGGCTACGTGCTGCTCGACGCCGAGGGCGGCGAGCCCGACGTCATCCTGGTCGCGACCGGCTCCGAGGTGCAGCTCGCCGTCGAGGCGCGCACCGCGCTCGCCGAGCAGGGCGTGCAGGCGCGCGTCGTCTCCATGCCGTGCCGCGAGTGGTTCGACGCCCAGGAGGAGTCCTACCGCCAGCGCGTGCTGCCCGCCACGGTCAAGGCCCGCGTGGCCGTCGAGGCCGGCATCGCCATGGGCTGGCGCGAGGTCGTGGGCGACCACGGTCGCATCGTGTCCATCGAGACCTACGGCGCCTCCGCCGAGTACGCCCGGATCTACTCCGAGTACGGCATCACCGCCGAGGCCGTCGTCAACGCCGCCCAGGACTCCCTGGCCGCGGCCGCCGGCTGA
- the tal gene encoding transaldolase, with translation MSERLKALSDAGVSIWLDDLSRERIESGNLAELVEQKSVVGVTTNPTIFAGAIADGERYDEQVRSLVAEGRSVDEVIFELTTEDVRNACDVFAPVASATSYDGKVSIEVEPDLANDTEATMASARALWKAVDRSNVLIKIPATLEGLPAITAATAEGISVNVTLIFGLERYRDVMDAYLAGLEKAQEAGIDLSTIDSVASFFVSRVDSEVDGRLEEIGTPEALDLRGKAAVANARLAYAAFEEVMGSERWTRLAQAGANPQRPLWASTGVKNPDYPDTLYVTDLVVADTVNTMPEKTLEAVADHGEIEGDQVTGSAEGAQQVIDAVRGVGIDWDQVIEVLETEGVDKFKKSWTELVETVEAQMEKARA, from the coding sequence ATGAGTGAGCGTCTCAAGGCACTGTCCGACGCAGGGGTCTCGATCTGGCTCGACGACCTCTCCCGCGAGCGGATCGAGTCCGGCAACCTCGCCGAGCTGGTCGAGCAGAAGTCCGTGGTCGGGGTGACCACGAACCCGACCATCTTCGCCGGCGCGATCGCCGACGGCGAGCGCTACGACGAGCAGGTGCGCAGCCTCGTCGCCGAGGGCCGCAGCGTCGACGAGGTCATCTTCGAGCTCACCACCGAGGACGTGCGCAACGCCTGTGACGTGTTCGCGCCGGTCGCCAGCGCCACGTCGTACGACGGCAAGGTCTCGATCGAGGTCGAGCCCGATCTCGCGAACGACACCGAGGCCACGATGGCGTCGGCGCGGGCGCTGTGGAAGGCCGTGGACCGCTCGAACGTGCTGATCAAGATCCCGGCCACGCTCGAGGGGCTGCCGGCCATCACCGCGGCCACCGCCGAGGGCATCAGCGTCAACGTGACCCTGATCTTCGGGCTCGAGCGCTACCGCGACGTCATGGACGCCTACCTCGCCGGGCTGGAGAAGGCGCAGGAGGCGGGCATCGACCTGTCGACGATCGACTCGGTCGCCTCGTTCTTCGTCTCCCGCGTGGACTCCGAGGTCGACGGCCGGCTCGAGGAGATCGGCACCCCCGAGGCGCTCGACCTGCGGGGCAAGGCCGCGGTCGCCAACGCCCGCCTGGCCTACGCCGCCTTCGAGGAGGTGATGGGCAGCGAGCGCTGGACGCGCCTGGCCCAGGCCGGCGCGAACCCGCAGCGGCCGCTGTGGGCCTCGACCGGGGTCAAGAACCCCGACTACCCCGACACCCTGTACGTCACCGACCTCGTGGTCGCCGACACCGTGAACACGATGCCGGAGAAGACGCTCGAGGCCGTCGCCGACCACGGCGAGATCGAGGGTGACCAGGTGACCGGGAGCGCCGAGGGCGCTCAGCAGGTGATCGACGCCGTGCGCGGTGTCGGCATCGACTGGGACCAGGTCATCGAGGTCCTCGAGACCGAGGGCGTCGACAAGTTCAAGAAGTCGTGGACCGAGCTCGTCGAGACCGTGGAGGCCCAGATGGAGAAGGCCCGGGCATGA